The genomic DNA CACGATGAAGGTGAGCCGGCCGGGCTCGCGGTCCGGGTCGAGGCGCTCGATGTACTGGAGCGCGTCCTCGGCGGTCGTCGTCGGGCCGAGCTTGATGCCGATCGGGTTGCGGATCTGGGAGGCGAACTCGATGTGCGCGCCGTCCAGTTGACGGGTGCGCTCGCCGATCCACACCATGTGCGCGGAGACGTCGTAGAGCCTGCCGGTGCGGGAGTCGACGCGGGTCAGGGCCGACTCGTAGTCCAGCAGCAGCGCCTCGTGCGAGGAGTAGAACTCGACGGTCTTGAACTCCTCCGGGTCCGTCCCGCAGGCCCGCATGAAGTTCAGCGCGCTGTCGATCTCGCGCGCGAGCTGCTCGTAGCGCTGGCCGGAGGGGGACGACTTCACGAAGTCCTGGTTCCAGGCGTGCACCTGGCGCAGGTCGGCGTAACCACCGGTGGTGAAGGCGCGCACCAGGTTGAGCGTGGAGGCGGACGCGTTGTACATCCGCTTCAGGCGCTCGGGGTCCGGGATGCGGGACTTCTCGTCGAAGGCGAAGCCGTTGACCGAGTCGCCGCGGTACGTCGGCAGCGTCACGCCGTTGCGGGTCTCGGTGCCCTTCGAGCGCGGCTTGGAGTACTGGCCGGCGATACGGCCGACCTTGACCACCGGCACCGAGGCGGCGTACGTCAGCACGGCGCCCATCTGGAGCAGGGTCTTCAGCTTGTTGCGGATGTGGTCGGCGGACACCGCGTCGAAGGCCTCGGCGCAGTCGCCGCCCTGGAGGAGGAACGCCTCTCCCTTGGCGACGGCCGCCAACCGGGCGCGCAGCAGATCGCACTCGCCCGCGAAGACGAGCGGCGGATACGACTCGAGGTCCGCGATCACTGCGCGCAGAGCCTCGGTGTCGGGGTACTCGGGCTGCTGCGCCGCGGGCAGGTCTCGCCAGGTGTTGCCAGCGCTGGCGCTGGTCTTAGCGTTCACGGTCACGCCCTCAACATTACGGGGTCGTGTCGAGTCGTTTTCGCGCGGCTCGACAGGTGAGACGCCCCGATGCTCACCTGTGCGTGGGGTAGGGTGCGCGTCATGTTCGCGCATTCGACCCAGAACACGATCCAGAACTGGTGGTGGACCGCTCATCCGGCGGCCCACTGACTGCGCGTACTCCCAGTACTCCGCGAAGGCCGCCCGAGGGGCGGCCTTCGGTGTGTCCGGGGTCCGTTCCTCTCCACGAGAAGGAACCAAGGACCCATGCATCTGGACGACCTGCTCCGCGACTCCCGCCCGTTCGCCCTGCTGCGCCGTCGCACCCCGGGCCACGACCACGACGTGATCGAGGTCATGATCGGCCCGGTCGCCTCCTACGACCGTCTCGCCGACCTCCCCGACGAGGGCCTGGCCCTGGTCCCCTACCGCCAGATCCGCGAGCGCGGCTTCGACGTCCGCGACGACGGCACCCCGCTGTCCTTCCTCACCCCCGAGGAGTCGTACGAGATCCCGCTCGCCGACGCCCTGGAACACCTGCCCGCGCACGACGTGCGGGTCGAGGGCGGTGGCTTCGACGTCGGCGACGAGGCGTACGGCGAGATCGTCGGGCGGGTGCTGCGGGAGGAGATCGGGCGCGGCGAGGGCGCCAACTTCGTCATCCGGCGGACGTACGAAGGGGAGATCCCGGGGTACGGCAGGGCCGACGCGCTGGCGTTGTTCCGGCGGCTGCTGGTCGGTGAGCGGGGCGCGTACTGGACCTTCGTCGTGCACACGGGTGAGCGCACGCTCGTGGGCGCCAGTCCCGAGGTGCATGTCCGGATGTCCGGCGGGACGGTCGTGATGAACCCGATCAGCGGGACCTACCGCTATCCGGCCGAAGGACCCACACCCGAACACCTCCTCTCCTTCCTCGCCGACGGCAAGGAGATCGAGGAGCTGTCGATGGTCGTCGACGAGGAGCTCAAGATGATGTGCACGGTCGGCGACATGGGCGGGGTGGTGGTCGGGCCGCGGCTGAAGGAGATGGCCCATCTCGCGCACACCGAGTACGAGTTGCGCGGCCGGTCCTCGCTGGACGTGCGCGAGGTCCTGAAGGAGACGATGTTCGCGGCGACCGTCACCGGCTCGCCCGTGCAGAACGCCTGCCGGGTCATCGAGCGGCACGAGGTCGGCGGGCGCGGCTACTACGCCGGCGCCCTCGCCCTGCTCGGCCGCGACTCCGGCGGCGCGCAGACCCTCGACTCCCCCATCCTCATCCGCACCGCCGACATCGACCCGGCCGGCCGCCTGCGGGTGCCCGTCGGCGCCACCCTCGTCCGCGGCTCAGACCCGGCGGGCGAGGTCGCGGAGACCCACGCGAAGGCGGCGGGAGTGCTGGCGGCCCTGGGCGTACGACCGTCCCGCCCGCGCGACGAGGGCACGCGCCCCCGGCTGGCCGACGACCCCCGGGTGCGGGCCGCGCTCGACGGGCGCCGCGGCTCGCTGGCCCCGTTCTGGCTGCGGATGCAGGAGCGGTCCGGGGAGCTGACCGGGCACGCGCTGGTCGTCGACGGGGAGGACACCTTCACGGCGATGCTCGCGCACGTGCTGCGGTCGAGCGGCCTGGAGGTGACCGTGCGGCGGTACGACGAGGAGGGGCTGCGGGAGGCGGTGCTCGCGCACGAGGGGCCCGTGGTGCTGGGTCCTGGACCGGGCGACCCCTCCGACACGGCCGACCCGAAGATGCGGTTCCTGCGGGCGCTGACCGCCGACGTCCTCCGGGAGAACCTGCACGGTGTCCTCGGCGTGTGCCTGGGGCACGAGTTGATCGCGGCGGAGCTGGGCCTGGACATCGTACGGAAGGAGGTGCCGTACCAGGGGGCGCAGACGGTGATCGAGTTGTTCGGACGGGAGGAGACCGTCGGCTTCTACAACAGCTTCGTGGCGCGCTGCGACGACGAGGCCGCCGCCGAACTGGCCGCCCATGGTGTGGAGTTGAGCCGGAGTGCCCAAGGGGAGCTGCACGCGCTGCGGGGGCCTGGCTTCGCGGGCGTCCAGTTCCACCCGGAGTCCGTCCTGACGCTCAACGGGGCTGCTGTCGTACGGGAGTTGGTAGGTCGGTTGCGCGGGACGAGCACGCGGTCGGTGGAGCGTCGGACGGGCTGAGTCGCCCGGCCGACGCCCGGAGTGCGGCCACGCCTCAGCCGAAGAACACCCCGACCTCCTCGTACAACTTCGGGTCGACCGTCTTCAGTTGGGCCGTGGCCTCCGCGATCGGTACGCGGACGATGTCCGTGCCGCGCAGGGCGACCATCTTGCCGAAGTCGCCGTCGCGGACGGCCTCGATGGCGTGCAGGCCGAAGCGGGTGGCGAGCCAGCGGTCGAAGGCGCTCGGGGTGCCGCCGCGCTGGACGTGGCCGAGGACGGTGGTGCGGGCCTCCTTGCCGGTGCGCTTCTCTATCTCCTTGGCCAGCCACTCGCCCACCCCGGACAGCCGGACGTGCCCGTAGGAGTCGAGGGTCCCGTCCTTCAGCACGACGTCGCCGTCCTTGGGCATGGCCCCCTCCGCGACGACCACGATCGGGGCGTACGACGCCTTGAAGCGCGAGGTGATCCAGCCGCACACCTGCTCGACGTCGAAGCGCTGCTCGGGGATGAGGATGACGTTGGCGCCGCCCGCGAGTCCGGAGTGGATGGCGATCCAGCCCGCGTGCCGGCCCATCACCTCGCAGACGAGGACCCGCATGTGCGACTCTGCCGTGGTGTGCAGCCGGTCGATCGCCTCGGTGGCGATGCCTACGGCGGTGTCGAAGCCGAAGGTGTAGTCGGTGGCGGACAGGTCGTTGTCGATGGTCTTCGGTACGCCGACGCACGGCACGCCGTACTCGTCCGACAGCCGCGCGGCCACGCCCAGGGTGTCCTCGCCGCCGATCACGATGAGCGCGTCGACCTCCTGCGCGGCGAGGTTGTCCTTGATCCGGCGGATGCCGTTCTCCAGCTTCAGCGGGTTGGTGCGGGAGGAGCCGAGGATGGTGCCGCCGCGGGGCAGGATGCCGCGCACCGCGGGGATGTCGAGCCGGACGGTGTCGCCTTCGAGTGGACCTCGCCAGCCGTCCCGGTAGCCGACGAAACCGTAGCCGTACTCCTGTACGCCCTTGCGGACGATGCCCCGGATGACGGCGTTGAGTCCGGGGCAGTCGCCGCCTCCGGTCAGTACTCCGACGCGCATGGAAATATCCCTTCGCCGCGGTTTCCTGTGACAGCCACGCTAATGGTGATCCAGGTCACAGAGGGATGGGCGGGAAGGTCAATTCCGAGATCAATTCCGGTGAATTGTCGGGGAGTTGATCTAGCGGGGCCGGCTATGCGTCGTCGAGGCCGCGCTCTATCGCGTACCGGACCAGCTCCACCCGGTTGTGCAACTGGAGCTTGCCCAGGGTGTTCTGGACGTGGTTCTGGACCGTGCGGTGCGAGATGACCAGGCGTTCGGCGATCTGCTTGTAGCTCAGGCCCTTGGCGACCAGCCGCAGTACTTCGGTTTCCCTGTCGGTGAGTTGGGGCGCCTTGGGCTCGCCGCCGCCGGCCGGTGCCGGGTCGGAGGCCAGGCGGCGGTACTCGCCGAGGACCAGTCCGGCGAGGCCAGGAGTGAACACCGGGTCGCCGACCGCCGTGCGCCGCACCGCGTCCAACAGCTCTTCCGTGGAAGCCGACTTGAGCAGATAGCCGGTCGCGCCGGACTTCACCGCCTCCAGTACGTCGGCGTGCTCGCCGCTCGCGGAGAGGACCAGGACGCGCAACGCCGGGTTGGCGCCCACCAGTTCCTTGCAGACCTGGACACCGGGCATCGCCGGCAGGTTCAGGTCGAGGACGAGGACGTCGGGGGCGGCGGCCTTCGCCCGGCGTACCGCCTGCTCGCCGTCCCCGGCGGTGGCGACCACGTCGAGGCCTGCCTCGGCAAGGTCGCGGGCGACGGCGTCGCGCCACATCGGATGGTCATCGACCACCATGACCCTGATCGGGCCCCGCTGCTCACTCATCGTGTCCCCGCCTTCCCCCGCGCCTTCGGTACCTTCAGCTCAACTTCCGTGCCCTGCCCGGGAATCGAGACCAGCTCGGCGCTGCCCCCGAGGTCCCGCAGCCGCCCCCGGATCGACAGGGCGACCCCGAGCCGCCCCTCCCCCTCGGCCTGCGCGAGCCGCCCCTCGGGGATCCCGGGCCCGTCGTCCCGTACGGTCACGACGACCTCCCGGGGCTCGTCCTCGACCAGGATCCAGGCACGGGCGTCGTCACCGGCATGCCTGCGCACATTGTCCAGGGCGGCACCGACCGCGGCGGCCAGCTCCTTCGCCGCGTCCGCGGGCAACGGCACCGGAGCACCGGGCTCGGCGAAACTCACCTTCGCGGCGGCGTACGGCGCGAGCAGCGACCGAAGATCGACCGGGCCGTCGTCGTCATCGTCGGATTCTTCCTCCACGACTCTCACGACCGCGCCCTCCGCCGCGTCCAGCGAGACCCGGGAGACGGGGACCAGGCCGCCGGAGACCAGGGTGCGCAGCGCGATCTCCTGTTCGCCCGCCATCCGGCCCAGCTCGCCCGCGTCGCCGCCGAGCACGGCACCGCGCCGCTGCACCATGGCCAGCACCTGGAGCACCCCGTCGTGGATGTCCCGGGCGAGCCGCTCCCGCTCCCGGGTGGCGGCCTCGATCTCCAGGGCACGGGCGAGCGTGCGCTCGGAGGCGCGGGCGACCTCCACGACGTAGCCGATGGCGATGGAGGCGACCCAGACGAGGACCACGTTGTGGACGGTGTCGCGGGCCGGGGAGCCGCGCTCGATCAGGTTGGCGACGGCGACCGGGGTGGAGGCGAACGCGGCCCAGCGCCAGCCGCCCTTGATGGCGTAGGCGAGGACCGAACCGGCGGTCCATATCGACGGCAGGGTGGGGCCGCCGCTGTCGATGTGGTGGTCGTCGGCGGCGAGCGGGGTGAGGACGATGCCGATCAGCGCGACCGTGAGGTCGGCGGCGAGGAAGCGCTTGGTGCAGGCGACCGCGCTCTGGACGCGGGGCAGCGTGGCCAGCGTCCAGACGAACAGGACGACGTAGAAGGCGATGGCGATGCCCGGGCGGTCGAACTCGTCGTAGGCGGAGGCGAACAGACCGACCGCGTACAGCATGGTCAGCACCCGGTAGCCGCTGAGCGCGCGCCACAGCGGCTGCTCGACGGACATTCTGACGACACGCACCTGCTTGGCCATGGCCCCCACCCCCGAAACCGGACTGCCCCTCTACGGGGAGCCGGTCTGCTCCTTCTCCGCTTGCGTGAGCGCGGCCTTGGCCGCCTTCTCCGCTTCCTTGCCGGCCTTCGCCGCGTCCGCGATCTGCCGCTTGGCGGCGGTCGCGTAGATGTCGACGTACTCCTGGCCGGAGAGCTTCATGATCTCGTACATGACCTCGTCGGTCACCGCGCGGAGGACGAAACGGTCGTGCTCCATGCCGTTGTACCGGCTGAAGTCGAGCGGCTTGCCGATCCGGATGCCCGGGCGCATCAGCTTCGGCATGACCTTGCCGGGCGGCTGGATCTTCTCGGTGTCGATCATCGCGACCGGGATCACCGGGGCGCCGCTGGCGAGCGCCACGCGCGCGAGACCGCCGGGCTTGCCCCGGTAGAGACGGCCGTCAGGGGAGCGCGTGCCCTCCGGATAGATACCGAACAGTTCACCGCGCTCCAGGACGTCGATCCCGCTCTTGATCGCTGCCTCGCCCGCCCCGCGCGCACCGGAACGGTCCACGGGGAGCTGGCCCACGCCCTTGAAGAACGCGGCCGTCAACTTGCCCTTCACCCCGGGCGTCGTGAAGTACTCCGCCTTCGCGATAAACGTCACCTTGCGGTCCAGGACCGCGGGCAGGAAGAACGAGTCCGAGAACGAGAGATGGTTGCTCGCCAGGATGGCGGCGCCCTCGTCCGGAATGTTCTCCAGGCCCTCCACCCAGGGTCGGAAGGCGACCTTCAGCGGTCCCCCGATGGCGACCTTCATCGTGCCGTACAACAACCGAGTGCCTCCCGTGTCCGTCGATCAGACCTTAACCCGGAGCACTGTCAAAGGACCCGACGACCCTGGTCGGTGTCAGTGCGGTCGCGTACGGTTAACCGCATCCGGACTTGTTCACATCCCTCTCATGAACTCGCGTCCTATGATCACCGCTCTCTCATGAACACGCCCCTCTCATGAACAGGAGACCGAAGGTGCCGGTCCTCCCCGGAGCCGAGCCGTACCGCCACGAGGGCGGGGAGGTCGGAGTTCTCCTCTGCCACGGCTTCACCGGTTCCCCGCAGTCGCTGCGCCCCTGGGCGCAGCATCTGGCCGAGCGCGGCCTCACCGTGTCGCTGCCGCTGCTGCCCGGGCACGGCACGCGCTGGGAGGACATGCAGCTCACCGGCTGGCAGGACTGGTACGCGGAGGTGGACCGCGAGCTGCGCGCCCTGCGCGAGCGCTGCTCGCAGGTCTTCGTCGCGGGCCTGTCCATGGGCGGCGCGCTGGCCCTGCGGCTGGCCGCGAAGCACGGCGACGAGATCAGCGGTGTGGTGGTCGTCAACCCCGGTATCAAGGTGCACGGCCTCGCGGCGTACGCCCTTCCGGTGGCCCGCCACCTGGTGCGTACGGCGCCGGGTATCGCCAGCGACATCGCGAAGGAGGGCAGCGAGGAGGTCGGGTACGACAAGGTGCCGCTGCACTCCGCGCACTCCCTGCGCACTTTCTTCCGGCTGGTCGACCGCGAGCTCCCGCAGGTCACCCAGCCGCTCCTGCTGCTGCACAGCCCCCAGGACCATGTGGTTCCGCCGGCCGACTCGGCTCGTGTCCTCAGTCGGGTTTCCTCGACCGACGTGACGGAGATCCTGCTGGAACAGAGCTACCACGTCGCGACGTTGGACCACGACGCGGACCGGATTTTCGAGGAGAGCTTCGCGTTCATCGGCCGGCTCGCACCCAGTGCCGGCCAGCAGGTGTCCGACACGGGCCGGGTGAGCGAGCAGGAAGGGACGGCCACAGGTGGCTGAGCACGACTCCGACCGCGAGGGCCTCGAACCGGACGAGCAGGGCGTCCCGTTCGACGAGGAGGCCGCGTGGGCCGCGATCGTCGCCGGGTACGGCGACGAGCCCAAGGATCCGCCGGGCGCCAAGCCGTTCAAGTCGATCGAGGACCTGGCACTGCTGGATCCCGAGAAGAACGACGCCAAGTCCACGGACAAGGCGGCCGGCGCGGAGAGCCCGGAGAGTGCCGACAAGGAGGAGCCGCCGGCGCCCGCCAAGCCGCTGGGCAGTTCGGTCTCCTTCGCGCCCGGCGTCGGCGGGCCCCGTGACTACACCGCGCCGGACGCCGCCGACGAGGACTTCGACGAGGACGACGAGGGCCACTTCGTGCCGCCGGAGCCGCCCCCGCTGCCGGACGCCGACACCACGGCCAAGTTCGCCTGGCTCGGAGTCATCGGCGGCCCGGTCCTCCTGCTGCTGGCGGTGCTGCTCGGCTGGGACATGACGTGGTGGCTGGCGACCATCGGCATCGGCGGGTTCCTGGGCGGCTTCGCCACCTTGGTGATGCGGATGCGGACGGACGAAGAGGACGGGGACGATCCGGGGCGGGGCGCGGTCGTCTAGCGTCCGGCTGGCGGGGATTCCGAGGGCGGCGGGGACCGGGAAGTGGTCCGTGGCCGCCCTCACGGCAGTGCCCCTCGACGCCCCCCTCGCACGGCTCGGGCCCGGCGAGCCTCACCGGCTTCGGGCGGCCGCGCCGGACTCCGCCCGGCGGCCGTGGTTCAGGCCGCGGGCACGCGCACCGCGGCCAGTACGGGGAAGTGATCCGTCGCCCGCTCGATGTCGGCCTCCGCCACCCCCGGCAGCCCCAGCGGTACCCCGCACCCCAGTACCTCGATGCCCGGCGTCGCGAAGATCGCGTCGATGCGCTGGAAGGGGTTGCCGGGGGTCCAGGTGTACTCGGCGCCCCAGGGGGTGGTGGCCCAGCAGTCCTGCAGATCCTTGGCCAGTCGGGTGAAGGTCCGGCCGTCGGGGCGGTCGTTGAGGTCGCCGCCCGCGATCGCGTGGTCCACGCCCATCCCGGCCAGTCGGTCGAGCAGCATGCCGCCCTGGTCGTAGCGCTCGTCCTGGCGGAGGCTGAGGTGACAGCTAAGGACGCCGAGGCGGGTGGCTCCGAAGCGGACGACCGCGGTCGCGAAGCCGCGTCGGAACTGTCCCGGAGTGAGCGGCAGCAGGACGTCTTCCGTGCGCTCGACCGTCGCCCGCAGCGAGCAGAGCAGGGCGGGGCCTGCGGCGGTGCCACCTCCGGAGAGGACCACCAGGCCGGAGGCGGACGCGAGCCGGGCCAGCTTCTTGCGCCAGCGGAAGAAGAGGGGGGCCTCCTGGATGAGGACGAGGTCCGGGGCGCAGGCCCTTATCACCCGGGCCAGGGCGGCGGTGTCGTCGCGCATCGAGCGGATGTTGTAGCTCAGGACGCGGATGATTGCCGAACCGTCCGGTTCAGTGCGGGAGTTGGGGAGCGGCGCCATGTGGATCAATCTACGCGGCGTTGGAATGGGCCGCGCGCCCAATGGCTCGGGGCGCGAGGTACGTGGGCGACCGCCGATCGTGCGTGGCTGGTCGCGCAGTTCCCCGCGCCCCTAAAAGCAAAAGCCAGGGCGACTTACATGATCGGGTCGGGTTCCCTTGCCAGGTCTGCTGCTCCCACCATGCCCGCCTTGTTGCCCAGTTGGGCGGCGATCACGTCGGCCACCGGGCGCCAGTTGCCGCCCACCAGCCAGCGCTTGTAGGACTTGCGGATCGGGTCGAGGACCAGTTCGCCCTCGTCCGAGAGGCCGCCGCCGACGATGAACGCGGAGGGGTCGAAGAGGGAGGCCAGGTCGGCGAGGCCGGCGCCGGCCCAGCGGGCCAGTTCGCGGTAGGAGTCGACGGCCACCGGGTCGCCCTGCCGGGCAGCCATGGAGATGTGCTTGCCCTCGATGCCCTCGGGGGTGCCGTCGCCGAGCGAGAGCAGGACGTCCGCGGCCTCGGGGGTGGCGTTGGCGCGCTGCTTGGCGTAGCGGACGAGGGCGCGGCCCGACGCGTACTGCTCCCAGCAGCCCTGTGAGCCGCAGCCGCACAGCAGGCCGTCCGGCACCATGCGGATGTGGCCGAACTCGGCGGCCACCCCGAAGTGCCCGCGGCGCAGCTTGTTGCCGATGATGATGCCGCCGCCGAGGCCGGTGCCGAGCGTGATGCAGATGACGTTGCGGTGGCCCTTGCCGGCGCCGAACTTGTACTCGCCCCAGGCCGCGGCGTTCGCGTCGTTCTCCACGACGACGGGCAGGCCCACGCGGGCCTCGACCTTCTCCTTCAGCGGCTCCTGGCGCCAGTCGATGTTCGGCGCGAAGTAGACCGTGGAGCGCTGACGGTTGACGTAGCCCGCGGCACCGATGCCCACGCCGACGATCTCGTGCCCGGCGCGCGCTCCGTCGACCGCGGCGGCGATGGCGTCGACGATGCCCTCGGCCGTGCCCGGGGTCGGCACCTTGTGGGTCGAGAGGATGTTGCCTTCCTCGTCGACAACCCCGGCCGCGATCTTGGTGCCGCCGATATCGACGCCGATGGTGAGTCCCATGAATCCCTCAGTTTCGGTCGAGCCCCGCTATGGCCCACCGTACCCGAGGGGCTGGCGTCGGATTCGCGACGTCGGTCCGGAGTGCGGGCTCTCTAGTCGAGGTCGATACGCTCGCCCGGGCCCGGGTCCTCGCCCCGGTCACGGCGGTCCTTGAGTTCGCTGTCGCGCGCGGTCCAGCGCTGTTCCTGGGCCTGGACGGCGGAGCGGTACGCGGCGAGGAGTTCGCCGCCGGCCGCCGCGAGGTGGTCGAAGACGTCCGGGTTGCGTTCGATGACGGGCTCGACGGCGGCCTTGGCCTGCTGGACGACCTGCTTCACCACCTGCTGGGCGGCCGGTCCGGCGACCTGGCCGAGCAACGGGGACTGGAGGCCGGACAGCTTGTCCGCGACGGTGTCGACGAGTTTGCGCAGTTCCTCGGCGGCCGAGCCCGGGGGCGGGCCGTACTGGGTGCGGCGGCGGGCCTTCTCCGCCGCGAGGTCTTCGGCGGCCGCCGTCGCCCAGGCGTCGGCGTCGGTCGCCCGCACCTCGTCGAGCGCCTCTTCCTTGCCGGCGTCGTACGGGGGGAGCTCTTCGCTCATGACGGACTCCTGACTACGGTTCGTCTCTACGACGTTACCCGAATGGGCGTACGTGCTTCACCGTCTCCGCACCCACCAATCCTCACCTTCCCTGCGGCCACAGGTCCGGGTCGGGGGTGAAGCGGATGCGGAGTTCGCCCTCACGCAGGGCGGCACCTGCCACGGTGCACCGGCGCAGGGCGGACGGCAGCGGCACGATACGGCGGAACCGGCCGACGGTGACGACGAGTTCGTCACCGCGGCGGACCAGGTCCAGGTCGTCCCGTATGGCTCCGGGCAGCGGGATGTGCCAGACCAGCACGCCGTCCTCGGCGAGCCGGTCGGTGACGGGCCACTCGACCGTGGAACCGACCGCGTTGACACCGGGCACCGCGAGCGCGGCGAGGTCGTCGGTGCCGCGCGGGTCGTGGCCGAGGTGGGGGACGTGATGGACGTCGTACGCGCCCTGCCACTCGTCCAGGGTCTTGCGCTGCTGCACGCCCAGGCCGGCGAGCCAGGTGTCCTCGACGGACTCCGGCAGTACCCGGTTGGCCAGCAGCACGTCGGGGCGCAGTCCGCGCAGGGCGAGTGCGAGGCCGGCGGCGCGGACGGCGTCGGCGCCGGCCGGTCCGGGCTCGGCGACCAGGCGTACGGACGTGTTCCGGTCGGCGAGGACGGCTTCCACGGCGGCCAGTTCCACGTCCCAGCGGCCCGCCGTGTCGTAGAGCCACTCCGAGGGCATCGGGACGCCGGCGAGGCGGCCGAGGACCGGGCGCAGGGCGCGGGCGGCTTGCCGTTCGGCGGGGAGGAGGCGGCGGAGGTAGCGGCGGAGTTCCTCGGGGAGGGCGA from Streptomyces sp. NBC_01478 includes the following:
- a CDS encoding ArsA family ATPase; the encoded protein is MRTLLITGPGGSGRSTLAAATAQAAAGTGTRTLLLGADRADTLGAALGAATGPAPARVTEHLTAWRPDATESFRADLTAFQDRASTALELLGAARLDAEELTPLPGAEELALLRALRDAALSEAYDLLVVDLPPTPHALALLALPEELRRYLRRLLPAERQAARALRPVLGRLAGVPMPSEWLYDTAGRWDVELAAVEAVLADRNTSVRLVAEPGPAGADAVRAAGLALALRGLRPDVLLANRVLPESVEDTWLAGLGVQQRKTLDEWQGAYDVHHVPHLGHDPRGTDDLAALAVPGVNAVGSTVEWPVTDRLAEDGVLVWHIPLPGAIRDDLDLVRRGDELVVTVGRFRRIVPLPSALRRCTVAGAALREGELRIRFTPDPDLWPQGR